The Algoriphagus halophilus sequence CATTTACATTTTGCAATGATTCGAATACAGAGGGAGTAGGATTGGCTCTAAAGAACTTTGCAGAATACACTTCCACAGGAACAGGACTATCCAATTTAGAAACTTCCTGCATGGTCCCACTTACTACTACCTCATCTAAGCCAGCATCCATTTCTTCCAGTTCAAAAACCAATTGAGTGGCTTCTTCTGATGGGACTTTAACAGCAGATGAAATGGTTTTAAACCCTATTCTTGAAACTTGCAGGACATAGGTGTCCGAGGTATTTACCTGGATATTGAATTCCCCATTTTCATCAGTGACCGCCCCAACTGAAGTTCCTTTTAGGATTACATTGGCAAATTCCACCACCTCCCCTTGGGATAAAACTTTGCCTTTCACCCGGAAGTCCTGTCCGAAGGAATCCAGATAAATCCCTGATATAAAAAGAAATACTAGTACTAGTCGAAGCATATATAATAGGCTAATTTAATTCATTAGAATACTCAAAAGTAATTTGTTAGAATCTTCTAACAAAATTGTTTTCTAAATATTTTATTTAATATTTGAATACTAAATCATTATTCATGGCCTCTCAAACAGAAGAAAACTACTTAAAATCATTGTTCAACTTGGCAAATGAAGCTGGAGAAGTAAACATCTCAGAATTAGCCCATCAAATGCAGGTAAGTATGCCTACCGTGAATAGCATGGTAAAAACCCTTCAAAAAAACGGTTGGTTGATCTATGAGAAATACAAACCTGTTACCCTTACCTCAGAAGGAAAAAAAGAGGCGGCATTGGTCATTAGGAAACATCGCTTGACAGAAATGTTTTTGGTGAAAAAGATGGGATTTGGCTGGGAAGAAGTTCATGAAATTGCTGAACAAATCGAGCATATTCATTCTCCAAAATTTTTCGAAAGAATGGATGAAATGATGGGACATCCTACTGTTGACCCTCATGGTTCTCCCATTCCTGATAAGATGGGTAGAATTCAAGAGGTCAGTTATTTCACATTATCTAAATGCAAAACAGGCCAAATTGTAAACTTAGCAGCATTGACCAACTCCTCTACCGAATTTTTGGAGTTTTTAAATAGTAGGGAACTGAGATTAGGAATTGAACTTCAGGTGATATCCATTGAGCCTTACGATCAAAGCATGGTAGTCAGTTTTGAAGGCCATCCCTCAGAAACCTTAAGTGAAAAAGTCTGTGATCGTTTATTGGTAAGATTAGTAGGCTAAACAAGCTTCCGGAGCTAAGAATTATCAATACTTCCAGGATCTGTTTGCTTTTTTCTCCGCTTGGGATTTTTTTGATTTCAGACGTTTCTCCACGGCTCCTTTTCCTGGCTTCGTGGCTTTTCTTGCTTTCTTTTTCTCTAGGCTCTTTTGGATGAGTTTATAAAATTTCCGAATGGCGATCTCTTTATTTTGCAACTGGGAACGTTTTTCCTGCGCTTGGATCTGCAGCAGACCTTCGTCAGTAATTTTATTTTTCAGTTTTTCCCGGATCAAGGTTTTCTCCTCCTCCGTCAAGAACATGGAGTTTTCCAGATCAAAGGACAACTGCACTTTGGTCTCCACTTTATTGACATGCTGACCTCCTGCCCCACCACTTCTGGATGTCTGAAAATTCATTTCGGACAAAAAATCACCTTTCTCAATTCTTTCTCTTAGTGTTTGCATTGAATCGCTACTCTTTTATGGACGTGGAATCTCTTAAGGAGGCAAGTTAAGGGCTTTCATTTAAATGAAATAATCACCTACTATCCATTCATTTGGATGAACGGATGATTTTAAAACTAATTCTTAAAAAAAATGCTAATTTGATTTCCTTAATCAACCTCATCCTATTGACTAACCCAAAATACTATGAAAAACAGAAGAGAATTTCTCATCAAATCTGCCCTCGGTGTAGCTGGGCTTGTAGCGGCTCCCGCCTGGTTACAAGGTGCACCATCCCTCATCAAATCCTATAACAAACCGAATTCACTGATCAATGGTGTGCAGATAGGTTGCATTACCTATTCTTTTCGATCCATGCCTGATCAAAGCGCAGAAGCTACCTTGAAATATGTGACCGATTCCGGGTTGAGTGCGATAGAACTGATGGGAGATCCTGCCGAAAGTTTTGCTGGAATGCCTTCCTCTCCTGTAAATCGGATGCGAATGTTCCAGCTCATGAGAAAACAAAGAGATGGCGGAGAATTAAGCAGTGCAGAAAAATCCGAATTGGATGAAATGCGTGCTGCCGGAGAAGCATACAGCAAAGAAGTAGCTGAATGGAGAGCGAAAGCTGACATGAAAAAATTCGAGGACCTGCGCAAAATGTACAAAGCTGCAGGTGTTAGTATTTATGCCTTCAAGCCAAGTGCATTTGGTAAAAACAATACAGATGCAGAGATTAATTATGGAATGAAAGCAGCCAAAGCATTGGGAGCAAGCCATGTTACTTTAGAACATCCTTCTGATGATGCGCACACGTTAAAGCTTGGAAAAATGGCAGAGAAAAACGGGATTTCTGTGGGCTATCATGGCCATGAACAGGAAACGTTTACCTTCTGGGATACCGCTATTAGTCAAAGTCCCAAAAATGGACTGAACCTAGATGCTGGCCATTACATCGCTGCTGGAAACACAGACCTGATTCCTTTGATAGAAAAACAACACAAGCATATTCTAAGTATGCATACCAAAGACCGGCAAACTCCTGCGAATGGGAAAGGTAATTTGGCCTGGGGCTCTGGTGATACCCCTATCCCTGAATTATTAAACTTGATGAAAACCAATAAATATAAGTTCCCAGCTACCATTGAATTGGAGTATCAAGTCCCTGAAGGATCTGATGCGGTCAAAGAAGTTCAGAAATGTGTAGAATTTTGTGAAAAGGCTCTTAGCTGATCCATACTGGGCTTAAAAAAACAAAAACCGCAGCAATGCTGCGGTTTTCTAATTTGGTTGTGTTTGGTAATTATTTTACAAACATAGTAAACATCCACATTCTTTTTTCCAAATCTCCTACGAATGCAGTCAACATGTCTTCTGTAGCGATATCTCCAGCCTCTCCAGCTTCTTCAGCTACTTTTCTATGGGACTTGGCAAGAATCCCCAATCCATCAATGACATGCTTCACACACTCTTCCCCATTGGAAACATCGGTGATTTCTTTATGGATGCTGTTTTTCAAATAATCAGAATACGCATGCTTAGGTTTAAACCCAATGGTGACGACACGCTCTGCTAAATCATCAATGTTTTGATACAGTTTCGTATAGAGTTCCTCAAACTTCTCATGTAATTCAAAGAAGTTTTCTCCTTTAACATTCCAGTGGAATCCTCTTACGTTCTGATAAAAAATATGATAATCTGACAGTAGATCATTCATATTACTAGCCAAATTGGTCATGGCTTTATTATCCAGTTTTAAATGATTTTCGAGTGTTGCTTTATTCGTGTTCATTGTATTTGTGTTAGTTAAGTTATCCATGCCATTTAAAGTGCAAGGTTCTCGCCACTATCCTGACTTCCATAGATTCCATGGTTAACCAGTAGATTTCATACCAATCTTTTGAGTCTTTCATAAGATCCAACACATCATTTGGAATTCTAAAATTCGGGTAGGTTTGCTGGGAAAATCAGCATGAAAATACTTCCCCAAACTGTTGAGCCTATTGCACAAAAAAAGGCCCTCAACCTATTGAGAGCCTTTTTTAAATTCCAATTCTCGAATTTATAAATCGTATTGCTTCATCTTATTGAATAATGTTTTCCGATCAATCCCCAATTGCTTGGCAGCTTTGGTTCGATTGTATTTTACCTCTTCCAACACCTTCCTTAACACTTCTGCTTCTGCTTCAGCAGCTGCATCTTTTAAATTGACCGGGGTATGATTAGAAGATGTTTTGATACTTTTTGATTCAGAACCTGAATCTGTAAAGTTAAATTTTCGAGCATATACTACTTCTGGTGGTAATGCTGATACGGTCATTTTTTCACCATCGGTTAGGAGAGTGGCCCTTCGGATCACATTTCTCATTTCGCGGAGGTTACCAGGCCAAACATATTCTTTAAACACTTCCATCACCTCATCATCGAACCCTTTTACGGATTTCTTCAATTCTTCATTGGATAAATTGAGGAAGTGTAATGCAAATGCTTCAATATCGTCTTTTCTTTCTCTTAGAGGAGGAACAGTAATACTAAATTCGTTGAATCTGAAATACAGATCCTCTCGGAATTTATTCTCCTGAACAGCCTTACGAAGATCCTCGTTGGAGGCTACAATAATTCGGACATCAATGGATTTATCCTTGGTCCCCCCAATTCTTCTCAATTTCCTTTCTTGGACCAATCGCAACAAACCCACTTGCACCTCATAAGATAAATTGGAAATTTCATCCAGGAATATGGTTCCTCCATTGGCCAGTTCAAATTGACCAGGCTTTTCTGCATGAGCTCCTGTAAATGATCCTTTTTCATGCCCCCAAAGTTCGCTACCCGCTAATTCTTTGGTGAGGGCCCCACAATCCACTGCTATAAAAGGTTTCCCTGCTCTTTCACTTTGATCATGAATTAAGCGGGCAATGTTTTCTTTACCAGCTCCACTTTCTCCGTAGATGACTACACTTAAATTGGTAGGGGCTACCAATTTCACTTCCTTATAAAGTTTCTTGGATTCCTTTCCTGTCCCTTTCAAAAAATCAGAATTGGCCTCTGACTTTTGGCTCTTCTTATTGGCTTTTGTATCAGCCTTGTCCAGCGTAACCGTGTTTACTTTTTCCTCTTTTTGAATTGCCAGTGCCCGTTCAATTAAACTAATGATTTCATCAGGAATCAAAGGTTTCGTGATGTAGTCAAAAGCTCCTTTTTTGATGACTTCTACTGCAATTTTCACATCCGCATAACCGGTAATAATTGCTACCTGTGTTCCAGGAGAAATGATTCGTACTCTTGCCAGCACATCTCGCCCCTCCATATCCCGCAATTTAAAATCACAAAAAATTAAGTCATAGTACGTATTTTTAACCATTTCAAGACCGTTTTTACCTGAAATAGTGGTTTCGACATCGTAGCCTTTTTTAGTTAAAAAACGCTCTAATAATTGGCAAATGTCAATATTGTCATCGATTACAAGAATCTTTGCCATGGTGATAAATATTAATTGTTGAAAATATCTTTTTGAATAACCTGCTCTAATCTTGCTAGGTTGAAAGGCTTACTCAAGAAATGAAGGGCTCCTGATTTGATTGCTTCTTCCCTGGCTTCTAAATGATCAAAGGCACTCATCATGATCACATTTAGTGAATCAAAATCTTGAGCCCATTTTTTCAATTCCTTCAACCCATTGCCATCGGGCAAGTTAACGTCCAAGAAAATTAGGTTAGGATTCCTTTCATTAACTAGTTGCCTTCCTTCAGAAAGAGTCCCTGCGGAAAACACTTCGTATCCTTTTCTGGCTAAGAATCGAGATAATAGTGCTCTGATTTCTAATTCATCATCCACTACAAGGATCACATTATTCTTCATCACGTTTCGGCATTTGAAATGGTTATTCAGAGTACTAAACTCAATTAATAGATTTATTTATTTTTTAATTATAGGGTCTAATTTGGATTAAAAGAAAAGGTACAGTCATTAATTGTACCTTTTCCTATTTTAATAAACCTTACTTCACTTTTTCTTTCGCGTTTTTAGCAGTTTCCTTCGCCGTCTCCTTCGCTGTTTGAAGCGCTGATTTGGTAGCATTCAACCCTTCCTGACTGGCAGAAAGTAATTTTGATTTAAGGTCCGTTGCAATGTTTTGAAAATCTGACAATAGGCTGTTTAACTTCTCTTTTTGTGGTTCGTATTGGTCTTTGTTCTTATAGAGAAAAGCACCAATCATTGCACCTGTTATTAATCCGCCTACCCAAATGGTTGTAGTTTTTAACTGTTTGTTCATGTTCTTATGGTTTAAATGTTAGCTTTTAAGGAATTAAACGTAAGTCTTTAAAGCCTGATTCGATTTTAAGGTGATATCTTTGAAATAAATGGTGAGGTTAAATCCCTCTACCACTGATTAGCCTAAATAAGACTGCAATAACAGCCAATACTAAAAGGACGTGAATTAATCCTGTTGCACTATAGGCAAATACTCCGATCAGCCACCCGATCAGGAGAATCACTGCGATAAA is a genomic window containing:
- a CDS encoding response regulator, whose translation is MKNNVILVVDDELEIRALLSRFLARKGYEVFSAGTLSEGRQLVNERNPNLIFLDVNLPDGNGLKELKKWAQDFDSLNVIMMSAFDHLEAREEAIKSGALHFLSKPFNLARLEQVIQKDIFNN
- a CDS encoding sigma-54-dependent transcriptional regulator, encoding MAKILVIDDNIDICQLLERFLTKKGYDVETTISGKNGLEMVKNTYYDLIFCDFKLRDMEGRDVLARVRIISPGTQVAIITGYADVKIAVEVIKKGAFDYITKPLIPDEIISLIERALAIQKEEKVNTVTLDKADTKANKKSQKSEANSDFLKGTGKESKKLYKEVKLVAPTNLSVVIYGESGAGKENIARLIHDQSERAGKPFIAVDCGALTKELAGSELWGHEKGSFTGAHAEKPGQFELANGGTIFLDEISNLSYEVQVGLLRLVQERKLRRIGGTKDKSIDVRIIVASNEDLRKAVQENKFREDLYFRFNEFSITVPPLRERKDDIEAFALHFLNLSNEELKKSVKGFDDEVMEVFKEYVWPGNLREMRNVIRRATLLTDGEKMTVSALPPEVVYARKFNFTDSGSESKSIKTSSNHTPVNLKDAAAEAEAEVLRKVLEEVKYNRTKAAKQLGIDRKTLFNKMKQYDL
- a CDS encoding sugar phosphate isomerase/epimerase family protein, whose product is MKNRREFLIKSALGVAGLVAAPAWLQGAPSLIKSYNKPNSLINGVQIGCITYSFRSMPDQSAEATLKYVTDSGLSAIELMGDPAESFAGMPSSPVNRMRMFQLMRKQRDGGELSSAEKSELDEMRAAGEAYSKEVAEWRAKADMKKFEDLRKMYKAAGVSIYAFKPSAFGKNNTDAEINYGMKAAKALGASHVTLEHPSDDAHTLKLGKMAEKNGISVGYHGHEQETFTFWDTAISQSPKNGLNLDAGHYIAAGNTDLIPLIEKQHKHILSMHTKDRQTPANGKGNLAWGSGDTPIPELLNLMKTNKYKFPATIELEYQVPEGSDAVKEVQKCVEFCEKALS
- the arfB gene encoding alternative ribosome rescue aminoacyl-tRNA hydrolase ArfB, whose translation is MQTLRERIEKGDFLSEMNFQTSRSGGAGGQHVNKVETKVQLSFDLENSMFLTEEEKTLIREKLKNKITDEGLLQIQAQEKRSQLQNKEIAIRKFYKLIQKSLEKKKARKATKPGKGAVEKRLKSKKSQAEKKANRSWKY
- a CDS encoding Dps family protein — translated: MNTNKATLENHLKLDNKAMTNLASNMNDLLSDYHIFYQNVRGFHWNVKGENFFELHEKFEELYTKLYQNIDDLAERVVTIGFKPKHAYSDYLKNSIHKEITDVSNGEECVKHVIDGLGILAKSHRKVAEEAGEAGDIATEDMLTAFVGDLEKRMWMFTMFVK
- a CDS encoding lmo0937 family membrane protein, coding for MSSLLYFIAVILLIGWLIGVFAYSATGLIHVLLVLAVIAVLFRLISGRGI
- a CDS encoding metal-dependent transcriptional regulator, with the translated sequence MASQTEENYLKSLFNLANEAGEVNISELAHQMQVSMPTVNSMVKTLQKNGWLIYEKYKPVTLTSEGKKEAALVIRKHRLTEMFLVKKMGFGWEEVHEIAEQIEHIHSPKFFERMDEMMGHPTVDPHGSPIPDKMGRIQEVSYFTLSKCKTGQIVNLAALTNSSTEFLEFLNSRELRLGIELQVISIEPYDQSMVVSFEGHPSETLSEKVCDRLLVRLVG